In a single window of the Bacteroidales bacterium genome:
- the scpA gene encoding methylmalonyl-CoA mutase: MRPDFKNIDYKPEPKATSEGEVAVQAIENMLTPELIPLKPFYTADDQCGMEHLNYAAGLPPFLRGPYSTMFVMQPWTIRQYAGFSTAEESNAFYRRNLAAGQKGLSVAFDLATHRGYDSDHDRVVGDVGKAGVAIDSILDMKILFDNIPLDKMSVSMTMNGAVLPILAFYIVAAEEQGVTMEKLTGTIQNDILKEFMVRNTYIYPPLPSMKIIADIFEFTSKNMPKFNSISISGYHMQEAGATADIELAYTLADGLEYLRAGVNAGMDIDSFAPRLSFFWGIGMNHFMEIAKLRAARMLWAKLVKTFDPKNPKSLALRTHSQTSGWSLTEQDPFNNVARTCVEALAAALGHTQSLHTNALDEAIALPTDFSARIARNTQIYLQEETNICKVVDPWAGSYYVEYLTHELAHKAWAHIQEVEELGGMAKAIETGLPKMRIEEAAARKQARIDSGKDTIVGINKYRLEKEAPIETLEVDNTAVRESQLKRLAQLKAERNNEEVLQALEKITKACETGSGNLLELAVDAARKRASLGEISFACEKIFGRYKAVIRSISGVYSSESRDDNSYKKACELAEQFAALEGRRPRIMIAKMGQDGHDRGAKVVATGYADIGFDVDIGPLFQTPAEAAKQAVENDVHILGVSSLAAGHKTLVPQVIEELKKLGREDIMVIVGGVIPPQDYDYLYKAGAIAIFGPGTKIPEAAIRMLEILIEARK, encoded by the coding sequence ATGAGACCAGACTTTAAGAACATAGATTACAAACCGGAGCCCAAAGCCACATCAGAAGGAGAAGTTGCCGTACAAGCGATCGAGAATATGCTCACCCCCGAACTGATCCCATTAAAACCTTTTTATACAGCCGATGATCAGTGCGGAATGGAACACCTGAATTATGCTGCCGGCCTCCCTCCTTTTCTCAGGGGGCCTTATTCTACGATGTTTGTTATGCAGCCATGGACTATCCGTCAGTATGCGGGTTTTTCCACAGCCGAAGAATCCAATGCATTTTACCGCCGTAACCTGGCTGCCGGACAAAAAGGGTTATCAGTGGCTTTCGACCTTGCTACACACCGTGGTTACGATTCCGATCATGATCGCGTGGTGGGTGATGTCGGGAAAGCAGGCGTAGCAATAGATTCGATACTTGACATGAAGATCCTGTTCGACAATATTCCCCTGGATAAAATGTCTGTTTCCATGACCATGAACGGAGCGGTATTGCCGATACTTGCATTTTACATAGTTGCTGCCGAAGAACAGGGTGTAACGATGGAAAAACTTACCGGAACTATACAAAATGATATTCTGAAAGAGTTCATGGTTCGAAATACATACATCTACCCTCCTCTTCCATCCATGAAGATCATCGCCGATATTTTTGAGTTTACCTCGAAGAACATGCCGAAGTTCAACTCGATCAGCATCAGCGGTTACCATATGCAGGAAGCCGGGGCAACCGCTGATATCGAGCTGGCATACACACTTGCCGACGGACTTGAATATCTGAGAGCCGGGGTCAATGCCGGAATGGATATCGATTCCTTTGCTCCTCGTTTGTCGTTTTTCTGGGGTATTGGCATGAATCATTTCATGGAAATTGCCAAATTAAGGGCTGCGCGTATGTTATGGGCTAAGCTGGTAAAGACGTTCGACCCGAAAAACCCGAAATCTCTGGCGTTACGCACACATAGCCAGACATCGGGCTGGAGTCTGACCGAACAGGATCCGTTCAATAATGTTGCCCGTACATGCGTGGAAGCTTTAGCCGCAGCACTCGGGCATACCCAATCATTGCACACCAACGCGCTTGACGAAGCCATTGCGCTCCCAACAGATTTTTCTGCTCGAATTGCCCGTAACACACAAATTTACCTTCAGGAAGAAACCAATATTTGCAAAGTAGTTGACCCCTGGGCGGGTTCGTATTATGTGGAATATCTGACCCACGAGCTGGCACATAAGGCATGGGCTCATATTCAGGAAGTGGAAGAACTGGGCGGAATGGCAAAAGCTATTGAAACAGGGCTGCCCAAAATGCGTATTGAAGAAGCAGCTGCGCGCAAGCAGGCACGTATCGATTCTGGAAAAGACACGATTGTTGGTATAAATAAATACCGTCTTGAAAAAGAAGCGCCGATAGAAACGCTGGAAGTTGACAACACGGCTGTTCGTGAATCGCAGCTCAAAAGGCTGGCACAACTCAAGGCTGAAAGAAATAATGAAGAAGTATTGCAAGCATTAGAAAAAATAACAAAAGCATGCGAAACCGGAAGCGGAAACCTTCTGGAACTTGCCGTAGATGCAGCACGGAAACGTGCATCTTTAGGCGAGATATCTTTTGCATGCGAAAAAATATTCGGGAGGTACAAAGCCGTGATACGTTCAATTTCAGGAGTTTATTCATCCGAATCGAGGGATGATAATAGTTATAAAAAAGCCTGTGAACTGGCCGAGCAGTTTGCAGCTCTGGAAGGCCGCAGGCCGAGAATCATGATTGCCAAAATGGGACAGGACGGCCACGACCGGGGTGCAAAAGTTGTAGCCACAGGTTATGCTGATATCGGCTTTGATGTTGACATCGGGCCATTATTTCAGACTCCTGCAGAAGCCGCCAAACAAGCCGTGGAAAATGATGTGCATATTTTGGGAGTTTCCAGCCTGGCAGCAGGCCACAAAACTCTAGTGCCACAAGTTATTGAAGAACTGAAAAAACTTGGGCGTGAAGACATCATGGTTATTGTGGGCGGGGTTATTCCTCCTCAGGATTATGATTATCTTTATAAAGCCGGCGCTATCGCCATATTTGGTCCGGGAACAAAAATTCCGGAAGCAGCGATCAGGATGCTGGA